The nucleotide window CCCCCTCCGACCCTGGGGGATCGGGAGAAGGCCCGCTCGAGCCCGGAGAGCGCATGCGTTCCGGTCACGATCCGGGCACCCCGTTCACGGAGTTCCTGCTCCGCCTCCCGCGAAAACTCCCAGACGCCCGGTTCGGAGAAGCCCACCGCGTGGGTGACGACGACCAGGTGCAGATCCCTCCCCTGCGTGGCCGCGAGGAAGGCAAGAGCCGTCGCGCCGCTGGTGCTCGCCACGACGATGGTCCTGATACCGAGCTCCCCGGCCCGCTCTACGGCAAACCTGGCCGCATCCTCCGTGTTCGCCGGCCCGGGCCTGTCGAAATAGTAGATATTTTTCGCAACGAAACTCATGTAAACATTTTAATAAACTGCCAGTGAAAAAACTTGTCAAGTCGTCCCGGATCCGGCAGATCCCCCGCCGATGCATCCGGGAAGGAGAATTCGAGGAGACTGCGATGATCACTCTGGCGCTGGCAGGCAAACCCAACAGCGGCAAATCGACCTTCTTCAAGGCCGCGACCCTCGCAGAGGTGGAGATTGCCGACTACCCGTTCACCACCATCGATGCCAACCACGGTGTCGCATACGTGCGGACAGCCTGCCCCTGCAGGGAGCTGAACCTCGCCTGCGGAAACTGCCGTGACGGGGTGCGGTTCATTCCCGTCGGGCTGGTGGACGTGGCCGGGCTGGTGCCGGAAGCGCACAAGGGGCGCGGGCTCGGGAACCAGTTCCTGGATCACCTGCGGGAGGCGGAGGCGATCCTCCACATCGTGGACGCGAGCGGCAGCACGGATGCCGAGGGGAATCCCCTCTCCCCCGGCTCCCATGATCCAAGGAAGGACATCGCCTTTCTGGAGTTCGAGATGACCATGTGGATGTACGGCATCCTGGACAAACACTGGGCGAAACTCCAGAGAATGGCGCAGGCAAAGACATTCTCTCTCAGCAGAGCGATCGCGGAGGTCTTCGCCGGTCTCGGGATCACGCTCGATCACGTGCATGCGGCGGAGGAGGGGCAAAGCGGCGATCTCTCCCGCGCCAGCACCGAGGAGAGGATCGCGTTCTGCCGCCGGCTCCTGGCCGCGAGCAAACCCATGCTCGTTGTGGCAAACAAGGTGGATCAGGCTCCCGAGGAGTTCATCGCGGCGCTCACCGCGGAAGGCGCGATCGCTGCCAGCGCAGCGAGCGAACTCGCCCTCCGCAAGGCGGCGGGCGCAAACCTGATCCACTACATCCCCGGCGACGCGTCGTTCCGGCCACTGCAGGAGGCGGCGCTCACACCCGCCCAGAGGGGCGGGCTCGCGAAGATCGCGGAGGTGATGCGGAGATGGCAGGGCACCGGGGTCCAGCGCGCCCTTGATACTGCGGTCTTCGAGCTGCTGGCCAGGATCGTGGTGTACCCCGTGGAGGACGAGCACCGCTTCTCGGACAGTCAGGGCCGCGTCCTGCCGGACGCGTTCCTCATGAGGCGCGGCTCCACGCCCCGCGACCTGGCGTTCCAGGTACACAGCGATATCGGCGAAGGTTTCCTGTACGCGATCGACGCCAGGAGCCGGATGCGCATCAAGGAGAACCATATCCTGAAGCACGGGGACATCATCAAGATCGTGAGCACGCGCTGACCGCGTCCAGCGGTGCGGGGCAGAGCCGTCAGCCTGGAGAATGCAGGCTCGGGATGCTGCACGGCCCTTCGTTCCCAGCCGCCATCGCGATCGAGACGAGCGTCCGGATCCTGCTTCTCGTCCACGGTCCGGGAATTCGAAAGAGACCGTGGCAGGGGGGGAATAACAATCTTATGCTCGCGGTCCCGCATTGCTCCAGGTAACCCTCTCCCGCGCGGGAGAATTGCCGAAGGTTCCCTTCGGTGTCGGAACGCGTCTCCGCTCGTCTGCAGATCCGGTCGACTCATCAGCCTGCCTGGAATCGTATCGGCCCCGGGATCTGCGGTGACGACCTTTCGGTCTGGTTCCGATCAAGGTGAGATCCCGTCCTGCCCATCGAACGGATGGAAGAGGCTGCATTCTCTCTCATCTCGTTCACTACCGCGAGTGCATCCGATCGGGGATGCCATCCCTCGTCACGCCGTGAGTTCAGGCTGTACTTCCCGCCTCTCCGTCAGCGCTCCTCCCTCTCGCTTTCTCGAGTACCCTGACCTTCCGCCCCGCCGGGCGGGAGGATGCGCCCCTCTCCCCCAACTGCCCCCGCCGTGATACGACTTCCTTCGGATCCGCCGATACCCGAGGAGATTTCCGAAGCTTACCGGTGAGGAGAGGGATTTGCATCCGCAACGACGGAAATCCAATCCGGATCAAAACCAATCGGCATAAATACTGAGAAGAAAAATTACCCATTTACGTATGGGCGGCGAGGTCTTCCAGGCGCAGGTGCTGAAGCACT belongs to Methanomicrobiales archaeon and includes:
- a CDS encoding redox-regulated ATPase YchF, yielding MITLALAGKPNSGKSTFFKAATLAEVEIADYPFTTIDANHGVAYVRTACPCRELNLACGNCRDGVRFIPVGLVDVAGLVPEAHKGRGLGNQFLDHLREAEAILHIVDASGSTDAEGNPLSPGSHDPRKDIAFLEFEMTMWMYGILDKHWAKLQRMAQAKTFSLSRAIAEVFAGLGITLDHVHAAEEGQSGDLSRASTEERIAFCRRLLAASKPMLVVANKVDQAPEEFIAALTAEGAIAASAASELALRKAAGANLIHYIPGDASFRPLQEAALTPAQRGGLAKIAEVMRRWQGTGVQRALDTAVFELLARIVVYPVEDEHRFSDSQGRVLPDAFLMRRGSTPRDLAFQVHSDIGEGFLYAIDARSRMRIKENHILKHGDIIKIVSTR
- a CDS encoding pyruvate kinase alpha/beta domain-containing protein, producing MSFVAKNIYYFDRPGPANTEDAARFAVERAGELGIRTIVVASTSGATALAFLAATQGRDLHLVVVTHAVGFSEPGVWEFSREAEQELRERGARIVTGTHALSGLERAFSRSPRVGGGSRTEAVAEVLRRTVAVGLKVAVECVLIAADQGAIGVQDEVIAAGGTMSGADTVCVIRPSHTASFFDLQVREIVAMPRNR